A genomic stretch from Gorilla gorilla gorilla isolate KB3781 chromosome 20, NHGRI_mGorGor1-v2.1_pri, whole genome shotgun sequence includes:
- the ZNF418 gene encoding zinc finger protein 418 isoform X5, protein MQSTVAFEDVAVNFSQEEWSLLSEVQRCLYHDVMLENWVLISSLGCWCGSEDEEAPSKKSISIQRVSQVSTPGAGVSPKKAHSCEMCGTILGDILHLADHQGTHHKQKLHRCEAWGSKLYDSSNRPHQNQYLGEKPYRSSAEEALFVKRCKFHVSEESSIFIQSGKDFLPSSGLLLQEATHTGEKSNSKPECESPFQRGDTHYSCGECMKHSSTKHVFVQQQRLPSREECYCWECGKSFSKYDSVSNHQRVHTGKRPYECGECGKSFSHKGSLVQHQRVHTGERPYECGECGKSFSQNGTLIKHQRVHTGERPYECEECGKCFTQQGNLIQHQRGHTSERPYECEECGKCFSQKGTLTEHHRVHTRERPYECGECGKSFSRKGHLRNHQRGHTGERPYECGECGKSFSRKGNLIQHQRSHTGERPYECRECRKLFRGKSHLIEHQRVHTGERPYECNECGKSFQDSSGFRVHQRVHTGEKPFECSECGKSFPQSCSLLRHRRVHTGERPYECGECGKSFHQSSSLLRHQKTHTAERPYECRECGKFFSSLLEHRRVHTGERPYECSECGKTFTRRSAHFKHQRLHTRGKPYECSECGKSFAETFSLTEHRRVHTGERPYECSECGKSFHRSSSLLRHQRVHTERSPYM, encoded by the exons AGCACTGTGGCATTTGAAGATGTGGCTGTGAACTTTTCCCAGGAGGAATGGAGTCTCCTTAGTGAGGTTCAGAGATGCCTTTACCATGACGTGATGCTGGAGAACTGGGTACTTATATCCTCCCTGG GTTGTTGGTGTGGATCAGAAGATGAGGAGGCACCTTCTAAGAAGAGCATTTCTATACAAAGAGTGTCTCAGGTCAGCACTCCTGGGGCAGGTGTGTCTCCCAAGAAGGCCCACTCTTGTGAAATGTGTGGCACAATCTTGGGAGACATTTTGCACTTGGCAGATCATCAGGGGACACATCACAAGCAGAAACTGCATAGGTGTGAGGCATGGGGGAGTAAATTGTATGATAGTTCAAACCGTCCGCACCAGAATCAGTACcttggagagaaaccctatagaAGCAGTGCTGAGGAAGCATTGTTTGTGAAGAGGTGTAAGTTCCATGTGTCAGAGGAGTCATCTATCTTCATTCAGAGTGGAAAGGACTTTTTGCCCAGCTCAGGATTACTGCTGCAGGAGGCCACTCACACTGGGGAGAAGTCAAACAGCAAACCTGAGTGTGAGTCTCCCTTTCAGCGGGGAGATACTCATTACAGCTGTGGAGAATGCATGAAACATTCTAGCACCAAACACGTATTTGTTCAACAGCAGAGACTTCCCTCTAGAGAGGAATGTTATTGCTGGGAATGTGGGAAATCCTTTAGCAAATATGATAGCGTCAGTAATCATCAGAGAGTTCACACTGGGAAAAGACCTTATGAATGTGGAGAATGTGGGAAATCTTTTAGTCATAAGGGCAGCCTTGTTCAGCATCAGCGAGTTCATACTGGAGAAAGACCTTATGAGTGTGGAGAATGTGGGAAATCTTTTAGTCAAAATGGTACTCTCATTAAACATCAACgagttcacactggagaaagacCTTATGAGTGTGAAGAATGTGGGAAATGTTTTACTCAGCAGGGCAATCTCATTCAACATCAACGAGGTCACACTAGTGAAAGACCTTATGAGTGTGAAGAATGTGGAAAATGTTTTAGTCAAAAGGGCACCCTCACTGAACATCATCGAGTTCACACTAGAGAAAGACCTTATGAGTGTGGAGAATGTGGGAAATCCTTTAGTCGAAAGGGACACCTTAGGAACCATCAGCGAGGTCACACTGGAGAAAGACCTTACGAGTGTGGAGAATGTGGGAAATCTTTTAGTCGAAAGGGCAACCTCATTCAGCATCAGCGAAGCCACACTGGAGAAAGGCCTTATGAGTGTAGGGAGTGTAGGAAATTATTTAGGGGCAAGTCCCACCTCATTGAACACCAGagagttcacactggagaaaggccatatgaatgtaatgaatgtgggaaatcATTTCAAGACAGCTCTGGGTTTCGTGTTCATCAGagagttcacactggagaaaaaccGTTTGagtgcagtgaatgtgggaaGTCATTTCCTCAAAGCTGTTCCCTCCTTCGACATCGGAGAGTTCATACTGGAGAAAGGCCTTATGAATGTGGAGAATGTGGAAAGTCATTTCATCAGAGCTCTTCCCTCCTTCGACATCAGAAAACTCACACTGCAGAAAGACCTTATGAGTGCAGAGAATGTGGGAAATTCTTCTCCAGTCTCCTTGAACACAGGagagttcacactggagaaaggccTTATGAATGCAGTGAATGTGGAAAAACATTTACTCGAAGGTCTGCGCATTTTAAACATCAGAGACTTCATACTCGAGGAAAGCCTTACGAGTGCAGCGAATGTGGGAAATCCTTTGCTGAAACCTTCAGTCTTACTGAACACAGGagagttcacactggagaaaggccTTATGAGTGCAGTGAATGTGGAAAATCATTTCATCGAAGCTCTTCTCTCCTTCGACATCAGAGAGTTCACACAGAAAGAAGTCCTTACATGTGa